One stretch of Pieris brassicae chromosome 8, ilPieBrab1.1, whole genome shotgun sequence DNA includes these proteins:
- the LOC123713646 gene encoding protein MCM10 homolog: protein METNDELAQLEQLLCADFTEDNSTKGKERSVQDVDIFTTPHTDDYLPPGTSNSISAVHNGDTDSSDDEERKNYTERKYSNYGTLVKKSLDQKDHELVDKRLEFESRLRDTNRDLKISKTTAKKSTQNIAHAEKHIFSAPESKIKTPADILTDPVFGIRVTKPIISSTALLDRMQGREAVNVLRVKRYVENEDLSKDWVIAGVIIKKSSSKKSQKGNQFIIWTLSDLKDDIKTVSIFLFRKAYNDLWKTLEGTVVAILNPNVLDRSENSKDQACLSVDNSDRVMILGQSKDLGICKSKKKNGEPCSAIVNMSQGEHCIYHIKQEYQKYSRRQELQSSTMGKGLVNIQNKVFGKNTFMYGGKAYSALPSGNNKVVKERDQNRLMSLSDYYKSEGNKLMTNKSPCQANIFQNKSGLLHSPKPQKISDTQRLNALSQNTLHESSLAEKVANSSSLGKGFSLNGGGTIDLNMSYSIKRAEKAKLHAVRLIQQNGGIEKINPNNIKGTEIGKKRAIEKLLTETDFDENFSKKTKCNDGGVKPKINIISGNEYANSNKKPMSERFKKILEATSAHVNLIKQHEDEEQDKYFNKLEKKEAMEEKMLNTFKIACKAVRCVKCKYTAFSAAELCKTERHPIKVIDTFKRFFKCADCNNRTIAFEVLPLHSCSNCRGSRWLKAPMIREKKEVIGETLSIRGEEEGFIGAVVTEGKNVNLLVPDS, encoded by the coding sequence ATGGAAACAAACGATGAACTTGCTCAATTGGAACAACTTTTATGTGCAGACTTTACTGAAGATAATTCTACAAAAGGAAAAGAACGTAGTGTTCAGGATGTGGACATATTCACCACGCCACATACTGACGATTATTTGCCTCCAGGTACTTCTAACTCGATTTCAGCAGTTCATAATGGAGATACAGATTCCTCTGATGATGAGGAgagaaaaaattatacagaACGCAAGTACAGCAATTATGGGACGTTAGTCAAAAAATCTTTAGATCAAAAAGATCACGAGCTAGTTGATAAACGATTAGAATTTGAAAGCAGATTACGAGATACTAATAGAGATCTAAAAATTTCCAAAACAACAGCTAAAAAATCTACTCAAAACATTGCACATGctgaaaaacatatttttagtgCACcagaaagtaaaattaaaacaccTGCCGACATATTGACTGATCCTGTGTTTGGAATTCGAGTAACAAAGCCAATAATATCAAGTACAGCCCTTTTAGACCGCATGCAAGGCAGGGAAGCAGTTAATGTTTTGCGTGTAAAAAGGTATGTAGAAAATGAAGATCTCTCTAAAGACTGGGTTATAGCCGGAGTCATAATTAAGAAAAGTTCAtcaaaaaaatctcaaaaagGCAACCAATTCATTATTTGGACTCTAAGTGACCTTAAAGATGATATAAAAACAGTGTCTATCTTTCTTTTTCGTAAAGCATACAACGACTTGTGGAAAACATTGGAAGGTACAGTTGTTGCAATTTTAAACCCTAATGTTCTTGATAGATCTGAGAACAGTAAAGATCAAGCATGTCTCAGTGTTGACAACTCTGATCGTGTTATGATACTTGGCCAATCAAAAGATTTAGGAATTTGTAAgagtaaaaagaaaaatggtGAACCATGTTCAGCTATTGTCAATATGAGTCAAGGTGAACATTGTATTTACCACATTAAACAGGAGTATCAAAAATATTCCAGACGTCAAGAGCTCCAATCCTCAACCATGGGAAAGGGACttgttaatatacaaaataaagtttttggtaaaaatacatttatgtatgGTGGTAAAGCGTACTCTGCTTTACCATCTGGTAATAATAAAGTTGTTAAAGAGAGAGATCAAAATAGATTAATGTCATTAAGTGACTATTACAAATCAGAAGGTAATAAACTTATGACCAATAAATCACCATGTCAAGctaacatttttcaaaataaaagtgGATTATTGCATAGTCCTAAACCTCAAAAAATAAGTGACACACAGAGATTAAATGCATTGAGCCAAAATACATTGCACGAGTCAAGTTTAGCTGAAAAAGTAGCCAATTCCTCATCATTGGGAAAAGGTTTTAGTTTAAATGGAGGAGGCACAATTGATCTTAACATGTCCTACAGCATAAAGCGTGCAGAAAAAGCTAAACTGCATGCAGTTAGATTAATCCAGCAAAACGGGGGTATAGAAAAAATCAACCCTAATAACATAAAAGGTACTGAAATAGGAAAGAAAAGAGCTATTGAAAAACTACTGACAGAGActgattttgatgaaaattttagtaaaaagaCTAAATGTAATGATGGTGGTGTCAAAccaaagataaatattatctcAGGAAATGAATATGccaattctaataaaaaacctATGTCGGAACGGTTCAAGAAAATTCTTGAAGCCACATCAGCTCACGTTAACTTAATCAAACAACATGAAGATGAAGAACAAgacaaatactttaataaattagagAAGAAAGAAGCGATGGAAGAAAAAAtgttaaacacatttaaaatagcTTGCAAGGCAGTGAGGtgtgttaaatgtaaatatacagCATTCTCGGCAGCAGAACTTTGTAAAACCGAGAGGCATccaataaaagttattgataCATTTAAACGATTCTTCAAATGTGCAGACTGTAATAATAGAACAATAGCATTTGAAGTATTGCCTTTGCATTCATGCAGTAATTGTAGAGGCTCGAGGTGGCTAAAAGCACCAATGATAAGGGAGAAGAAGGAAGTTATAGGAGAAACATTGTCTATAAGGGGAGAAGAAGAAGGGTTTATTGGAGCAGTGGTAACTGAAGGGAAGAATGTGAACCTACTTGTTCCTGATAGTTGA
- the LOC123713558 gene encoding uncharacterized protein LOC123713558 isoform X1: MKMKLVRAYLKKKSVGVFETRTTDAGIIIDGNYFKTTYMKSGCQFILGGEYNRYAAYLRKILTSFTDIGLKLYVIFSRSMKADVDKRKEIHQKLMNKTDSIQPGRQENEYCEPTFTKDVQREVLDELGIQYFVYKQELLETISYMELLFKHSRQFVDSLYRSHHTIHPTKIDTTNKEWFETAVARGLIAIPYINLKNNSSFSGSWLIVNNNRDDAILVALDLIFYALGLLTYSTDLKISFIGCQFSSSIIWDIEKKLPSHRALYMFRSNSDLYSAELLRVIIHELMNGFDFVTLDSISKDCHMIIIALVNYSRKNKDFQIGVYSILLSYLMLGPIGNQVGVLKKSNFAVTHNTGDKTKDRYVTVANAFIDLFYVNESRLKTIFNRKILHNVSEFEHCLQHVNFLNKLCGEVTMCTIYHKAVNATFVHNLYFTLTQEKNPLEYLKRRINCDSIYL; encoded by the exons ATGAAGATGAAATTGGTTAGAgcttatttaaagaaaaaatctgTTGGAGTATTTGAAACCAGGACAACTGATGCTGGAATTATAATTGATggtaattatttcaaaacaacaTATATGAAAAGTGGATGTCAATTTATATTAGGTGGAGAATATAATAGATATGCAGcttatttaaggaaaatattaaCATCATTCACAGACATTGGTTTGAAATTATATGTCATTTTCTCTAGATCTATGAAAGCTGATGTTGATAAAAGGAAAGAAATTCATcagaaattaatgaataaaactgATTCTATACAGCCGGGCCGCCAAGAAAATGAGTATTGTGAACCGACTTTTACAAAAGATGTACAAAGAGAAGTGCTTGATGAATTAGGCATTCAATATTTTGTCT ATAAGCAAGAACTACTTGAAACCATTTCCTATATGGAACTACTATTCAAGCATAGCAGACAATTTGTTGACAGTTTATATCGCAGTCATCACACCATTCATCCAACAAAGATTGATACTACTAACAAAGAGTGGTTTGAAACAGCTGTGGCAAGGGGTCTAATTGCTATTCcctacataaatttaaaaaataatagcagTTTTTCTGGCTCTTGgctaattgttaataataatagagatgATGCAATATTAGTTGCATTAGATCTCATTTTCTATGCATTGGGGCTTTTGACATATTCTACAGATTtgaaaatttcttttattggTTGTCAATTTTCTTCAAGTATCATTTGGGATATAGAAAAGAAATTACCATCTCATAGAGCATTGTATATGTTTCGGAGCAACAGTGATTTATACTCTGCTGAACTTCTCAGGGTGATAATTCATGAGTTAATGAATGGATTTGACTTTGTAACCTTGGACAGTATTTCAAAAGACTGCCACATGATTATAATTGCTCTTGTTAACTATAGTCGTAAGAACAAAGATTTTCAAATTGGTGTTTATAGTATACTGCTATCGTATTTAATGTTGGGACCAATTGGTAACCAAGTAGGTGTGTTAAAGAAAAGCAATTTCGCAGTGACGCATAATACAGGCGATAAAACTAAGGACCGATACGTGACGGTTGCAAACGCTTTTATcgatttgttttatgtaaacgAGTCAcgtttaaaaactatatttaatcgcaaaattttacataatgtcTCTGAATTTGAACATTGTTTGCAACATGTTAATTTCTTGAATAAATTATGCGGTGAAGTAACAATGTGTACAATATATCACAAAGCTGTAAATGCGACGTTCGTTCATAATCTGTATTTTACGTTAACACAAGAGAAGAACCCGTTGGAGTATTTAAAGAGACGCATTAATTGTGATTCAATCTATTTGTag
- the LOC123713558 gene encoding uncharacterized protein LOC123713558 isoform X2 yields the protein MKADVDKRKEIHQKLMNKTDSIQPGRQENEYCEPTFTKDVQREVLDELGIQYFVYKQELLETISYMELLFKHSRQFVDSLYRSHHTIHPTKIDTTNKEWFETAVARGLIAIPYINLKNNSSFSGSWLIVNNNRDDAILVALDLIFYALGLLTYSTDLKISFIGCQFSSSIIWDIEKKLPSHRALYMFRSNSDLYSAELLRVIIHELMNGFDFVTLDSISKDCHMIIIALVNYSRKNKDFQIGVYSILLSYLMLGPIGNQVGVLKKSNFAVTHNTGDKTKDRYVTVANAFIDLFYVNESRLKTIFNRKILHNVSEFEHCLQHVNFLNKLCGEVTMCTIYHKAVNATFVHNLYFTLTQEKNPLEYLKRRINCDSIYL from the exons ATGAAAGCTGATGTTGATAAAAGGAAAGAAATTCATcagaaattaatgaataaaactgATTCTATACAGCCGGGCCGCCAAGAAAATGAGTATTGTGAACCGACTTTTACAAAAGATGTACAAAGAGAAGTGCTTGATGAATTAGGCATTCAATATTTTGTCT ATAAGCAAGAACTACTTGAAACCATTTCCTATATGGAACTACTATTCAAGCATAGCAGACAATTTGTTGACAGTTTATATCGCAGTCATCACACCATTCATCCAACAAAGATTGATACTACTAACAAAGAGTGGTTTGAAACAGCTGTGGCAAGGGGTCTAATTGCTATTCcctacataaatttaaaaaataatagcagTTTTTCTGGCTCTTGgctaattgttaataataatagagatgATGCAATATTAGTTGCATTAGATCTCATTTTCTATGCATTGGGGCTTTTGACATATTCTACAGATTtgaaaatttcttttattggTTGTCAATTTTCTTCAAGTATCATTTGGGATATAGAAAAGAAATTACCATCTCATAGAGCATTGTATATGTTTCGGAGCAACAGTGATTTATACTCTGCTGAACTTCTCAGGGTGATAATTCATGAGTTAATGAATGGATTTGACTTTGTAACCTTGGACAGTATTTCAAAAGACTGCCACATGATTATAATTGCTCTTGTTAACTATAGTCGTAAGAACAAAGATTTTCAAATTGGTGTTTATAGTATACTGCTATCGTATTTAATGTTGGGACCAATTGGTAACCAAGTAGGTGTGTTAAAGAAAAGCAATTTCGCAGTGACGCATAATACAGGCGATAAAACTAAGGACCGATACGTGACGGTTGCAAACGCTTTTATcgatttgttttatgtaaacgAGTCAcgtttaaaaactatatttaatcgcaaaattttacataatgtcTCTGAATTTGAACATTGTTTGCAACATGTTAATTTCTTGAATAAATTATGCGGTGAAGTAACAATGTGTACAATATATCACAAAGCTGTAAATGCGACGTTCGTTCATAATCTGTATTTTACGTTAACACAAGAGAAGAACCCGTTGGAGTATTTAAAGAGACGCATTAATTGTGATTCAATCTATTTGTag